From Nitrososphaerales archaeon:
CGCCCACAGGACGGACACTTTCTCATGAAGTCCATGACAGTCCACTGCTGACTACTCTGTTGCCCACAAAATCCTTTGGCGGCTAGGGTCTGTAGAGTCTACGGGGGCTGGCCTACGCTGTTAAGTATCGGGTGTTGGAGTGGGAGAAGAAATGACCGACCAGAGGAAAAATGCCTTCATGAAACGTCTCAACTGGCCGTCCATCTTGGTCATGGTCGCCATCATTATCGTCTACCTCTTCGGGTTGGATGGGCTGATAGCGATTGGAGCCTTGTATGGCATCGGATTCATACTTGGCTTTCACCACAAGCAGGGTTCGGAGATCAATTACTCATGACTCGGGTGATGAAATGAAGACCCCGCTCTCTGTGGGAAGAAGCATCAGACTAGGGGCCGCAACAATCCTACTGGTGGTTCTGTTCGTCTTCTTTGTTCCACTGATTCCGGCAACCATTTTTCGGTGCTCCGACCAACTTGCGTTTCTATGTCTTGGCAACAATGCCGGACTAGAGTCTCTCGGTTATTGGCTATCTCACTGGGGTGCCTTCTACTCATTTGAAGTTGGGTATAACGCACCATCCATCGGAAATCTCACGGCCTTTGGAGTCTCACTCTTCGTTGCCCTGCCACTTGTTACTGCCTCATTGCTGCTGTCAATCCCCGAAATTCGCCACATTAAGCATCGCCTGCAGCCTAACAGGGAGAACGACCGCCCGAAGACTTGACAGAACATGACCTACTCTTGCTTAAAAGAACCAGCGACGGGCCGGGCCCTTTGAGAGTGTGGACGAGATCAACCTAATGCCGATTGGGGTGGTGCATACGCGCGCCACGCAGGACGAGATAAGATCCCGCACAGGCAGCGGGGAGGCAGAGGTGGAGGTGTACGAAAAGTTCGAGGACGCGCTGGAAGGCCTCGAGGGCTTCTCGCACATATTCGTGATTGGTTACTTCCATCAGCTGAGGCGGGAACAGGTCGGGCCGCTGAGGGTGAAGCCCAGGGGCCTCCTGAAGCAGGGCCTCAGCCTTGAGGAGCTGCCGACGCGGGGAGTCTTCGCGCTCGACTCTCCGACCCGACCGAACCCGGTGTCGCTGTCTTTGGTCCGCCTGGTGGGAATGGAAGGCAGAACGCTGCACGTCGCCGGGTTGGACCTATTCGACGGCACGCCCGTGCTGGACATCAAGCCGTACCAGCCTCAGTACAGGGCGGAGGATTACAACCTACCTGAGTGGTACATCCAACTGCGCGAAAAGGCTGGACACGTGTAGGTGGCGTCCGCCCCGAAGCGCCCCGATGTCGAGATGACGAACTGAAAGCACCCTCCGGGGAAGGAAGAGGGGGGGGAAGTCTCACTCTGTTTCAAGCTTCGACTTCAGGTCCAAGACGATGTCCAGCGCCTCGATCTCCTCCATCAGAGTCTCGGGGCTGCGGTCCCTGACTCGCGGAATTCGCCTTAGGATCGTGTCCCCAAGGTCCTCGAGGATTTCCCTTGCCCGCCGAGCCGTCTCTGGATCCAAGAATCTATCGCCCTGTCAGCCCAGTCTTCCTTTGCCTTCGACCCCTTCGTCCCCTTCTTCGCCTGGCGCCCAGCCCGACGGCTGACCCAGGCGTCCACCGCGATGTCCGCCCAGTTCTTGGGTCTCCGCTGGCGCAACCTCTTCATACAATCCGATAAACATCAGACCTAGGGATTTAAGCGTCTCTGCCTGCGACGGAGCCCACGGCAAGAGAGGATTGGTTCGCGCCCTTCGTCAGGCAGCCGCGGCAGACGCAGTCGCTGGCCAGCACTGCGATCTCCTTCCTTCTGGTGCCCGAGACGGTCACGCGCGTGCACCAGCACCCCTGGCCCCCCTGGCAGGTGAACTCGGCGGAGCAGAGCTCGCATCTGACCCTGCGCATCTCCAGAAACATGGTCGAGAGCCGTAGATAACCCCGCGTCCAGGGCGAGGACGTTATTCGATGGTTGGAACGTTGGTCGGTCGTGCCTCATTCGAGCGTTCCAGTGAACGTCTGATTCTATCCGATAAGATGCAGCTCTCGTGGAAACGGCCCGCGACAAAGACGTGACGAAGATGAGGAGGCGACCGTGAATCCACCAGGGAGAGGGAAAGAGGAGGAAGAGTCAGCCGACGGCTGCGTAGAGGATGAGCTTCGCAGGCTCCAGCCTATGTGCGACTGGGTTCACCTTGAAGCCCAGGGTTTCAAGTGTCGAGAGGCCAAGAAGGGACTCGCCCACCGGACCGATCACGACGCGCACTCGTTCTCTTTCGGCGCCGATCTGAATCTCTGCCCGCCCCAGCTCCAGTTGACGTTCAGTCCCGTCAGCAAGTTCGGCGACGGCTTCGCCCATCGGTTCTATGCCCAAGCGTTCCGCCAGGTCCTTAGAAACCATGGTGTGGCTCGAACCCGTGTCCGCGAGCATCACAACATCCTCACTGCCCTTGGGGCCGTGAACTGTCACTTTCACGCGAGTCTCTCCCAGCTTCATCTGCCTCCAACAGCACTGTCCCGCAATTAAAGATTAGCGCCACCACAGCGCGAATCGAACTTTCCAGCGAAGCCCCGGCGACGAAGCAGGCGTCCTTCTGAATCCTTGCGATGAAGTCCGATGAGCCGTCAGAAACGAATGATTGGGGAGGAAGAGCGAGAGTCCGATGGCCGAAGTACACCCTGCGGGAGCACGCGATGCTGGACGGGAAGTTCCCCGGAGACTGGGAGAACCTCGGCTTTTTGAGAGGCTTCTGGAACCCGATCTGGGACCACAGGGACGTCGTCCAGTACCGCCGTCTTGCGCAGGCGTGGAGGCTTCGGCATCAGGGCAGGAGTTTCAACGACATCTCGAAGGAGCTGGCAGTCGACACGGGCAGGGCTTGTGCGCTCGTCTCGGGGAAGAACCTCCGACCGTACCTCGCGCAGATGTATCTCAACTGTGAGATGCT
This genomic window contains:
- the tsaA gene encoding tRNA (N6-threonylcarbamoyladenosine(37)-N6)-methyltransferase TrmO, with protein sequence MDEINLMPIGVVHTRATQDEIRSRTGSGEAEVEVYEKFEDALEGLEGFSHIFVIGYFHQLRREQVGPLRVKPRGLLKQGLSLEELPTRGVFALDSPTRPNPVSLSLVRLVGMEGRTLHVAGLDLFDGTPVLDIKPYQPQYRAEDYNLPEWYIQLREKAGHV
- a CDS encoding cysteine-rich CWC family protein, producing MRRVRCELCSAEFTCQGGQGCWCTRVTVSGTRRKEIAVLASDCVCRGCLTKGANQSSLAVGSVAGRDA
- a CDS encoding retroviral-like aspartic protease family protein; protein product: MKLGETRVKVTVHGPKGSEDVVMLADTGSSHTMVSKDLAERLGIEPMGEAVAELADGTERQLELGRAEIQIGAERERVRVVIGPVGESLLGLSTLETLGFKVNPVAHRLEPAKLILYAAVG